Proteins encoded within one genomic window of candidate division WOR-3 bacterium:
- a CDS encoding SpoIID/LytB domain-containing protein, translated as MSWRRNNLIKILLSILVIFSTCAKRKAVREKPEELEKFELPQIPFTWPTKELTIRVGLGEYNEVYLMLEDSFYVYEGNILKYKGTKSPLQVTITKSKPASFYYYVSYGDYETLSEALEKGREIAGNGIKVNVKEIGMTFKTKKGTYSTISYLVYQGPFDSQDEALRKSSPLRKTIFKELKTPPSGTLILRFGDKSYEAHDIIKIVSKAPMKIMNFQRKNLYYGGSDRKPFLAGGILEVRPSNSGKIYVINELPVEDYVEGVLKGEVPLSFPKEALKAQAVAARTNAISTMKKKLTLFSEPFDATADIFTQNYEGFNNNPYLKSIVYETRGEVITCENKLISVFYHSSCGGALASSEEIFGKKLPYYKARRDIYNKDNPLYLYSDADVRNFIDYPTSANCNEGNRYFRWERTISSTELSLNIRNKFGKSLGRILDVKVTKRGPSGRAQVVFIEGENGSTFIEGDFDIRRALDTNMLPSSLFYVDKVGDIFVIRGAGFGHGVGMCQYGAAGLASSGKSYKEILTFYFSGAQVEKIY; from the coding sequence GTGAGTTGGAGAAGAAATAATTTAATAAAAATCCTGCTTTCGATTTTAGTAATTTTCTCAACTTGTGCGAAAAGAAAAGCGGTTAGAGAAAAACCGGAGGAATTGGAAAAATTCGAACTTCCCCAAATTCCTTTTACTTGGCCCACTAAGGAACTTACCATAAGAGTGGGACTTGGAGAATACAATGAAGTCTATTTAATGCTGGAAGATTCCTTTTATGTCTATGAGGGAAATATCCTCAAATACAAAGGCACCAAGTCCCCCTTACAAGTCACTATTACAAAGTCAAAGCCTGCAAGTTTTTATTACTATGTAAGCTATGGCGATTATGAAACTTTAAGCGAAGCTCTCGAAAAAGGAAGGGAAATTGCTGGAAATGGTATAAAAGTAAATGTAAAAGAAATCGGGATGACCTTCAAAACAAAGAAGGGGACCTATTCAACCATCTCCTACCTCGTCTATCAGGGCCCTTTTGATAGCCAGGATGAAGCTCTAAGAAAATCTTCTCCATTGAGAAAAACTATCTTCAAAGAGTTAAAAACCCCACCATCAGGAACGTTAATACTGCGTTTTGGAGACAAATCTTATGAGGCACATGATATAATTAAGATCGTCTCAAAAGCCCCGATGAAAATAATGAACTTTCAGAGGAAAAACCTGTATTACGGCGGATCTGATCGAAAGCCTTTCCTTGCTGGAGGAATCTTAGAAGTACGACCATCAAATTCAGGCAAGATATACGTTATTAACGAACTACCCGTTGAAGATTACGTTGAAGGTGTTTTAAAGGGAGAAGTACCTTTATCTTTCCCTAAGGAAGCCCTGAAAGCTCAAGCAGTGGCCGCAAGAACCAACGCCATTTCTACAATGAAAAAGAAACTCACCCTATTTTCGGAACCTTTTGACGCTACGGCGGACATATTCACCCAAAATTATGAAGGATTCAACAACAATCCATATTTGAAAAGCATAGTATATGAAACACGAGGAGAAGTCATCACATGCGAAAACAAATTAATTTCGGTTTTCTACCACTCAAGTTGCGGTGGGGCATTAGCTTCATCCGAAGAAATTTTTGGTAAAAAACTTCCATACTATAAGGCAAGACGCGATATTTATAACAAGGACAATCCACTTTATCTTTATTCTGATGCCGACGTTAGAAATTTCATAGACTATCCGACTTCTGCCAATTGTAATGAGGGAAACCGATATTTCAGGTGGGAAAGGACAATAAGTTCAACAGAGCTTTCTCTCAACATCAGGAACAAATTTGGAAAATCCTTAGGGAGAATCTTAGATGTAAAAGTCACAAAGAGAGGACCCTCAGGAAGAGCTCAAGTTGTATTTATTGAAGGAGAAAACGGATCAACCTTTATTGAAGGAGACTTTGACATTCGAAGGGCATTAGACACAAATATGTTACCTTCTTCCCTTTTTTATGTTGACAAGGTTGGAGATATCTTCGTTATAAGAGGAGCCGGTTTTGGTCATGGAGTCGGGATGTGTCAGTATGGGGCCGCCGGGCTTGCCTCAAGTGGAAAAAGTTATAAGGAAATTCTAACATTTTATTTTTCTGGTGCACAGGTTGAGAAAATTTATTGA
- a CDS encoding glycoside hydrolase family 15 protein, giving the protein MHRLRKFIEYIKSSCINGGFLASPTYKPYQKVWLRDHSFITLALMEFDVDLTKEVKWLKTILELEQNKIRVILEKNKNDPDFLDQELHPRARYSPNFKKYNDPWSERQYDGIALAYATVLKYEVLKNEQVLKEELKSLYDEYFFKVYDTPCADAWEMHDEYLHAYTLGAIYYSLNVRKDQLRRLPAKHVEYSNFLEHLHDEILKFEKNGVILKMKRSFRDEPAGIDASNLLLFTFFDVIKDLDLLETSLRGIYNELSPDGLGLRRFVINTEKDVYFGGGVWFILNYWAAEAFLKLKNKRMAVELVKYRYRFPLPEQIIDDNLIFSKEGKKFWIEKSKLENDGIPGPADPLTWSNSEFLRVVSNVIF; this is encoded by the coding sequence GTGCACAGGTTGAGAAAATTTATTGAGTATATAAAATCCTCCTGTATAAATGGAGGTTTTTTGGCATCTCCCACCTACAAACCTTACCAAAAAGTATGGCTAAGGGACCACTCTTTCATAACCCTTGCACTGATGGAGTTTGATGTAGATCTCACTAAAGAAGTTAAATGGCTTAAAACTATCCTGGAATTGGAACAAAATAAAATCCGAGTTATCTTAGAAAAAAACAAAAACGATCCCGACTTTCTTGATCAAGAACTCCACCCACGGGCTCGATATTCACCAAACTTTAAAAAATACAACGACCCCTGGTCTGAAAGGCAATATGATGGCATCGCCCTCGCATACGCAACAGTGTTGAAATATGAAGTGTTAAAAAATGAGCAGGTTCTTAAGGAAGAATTAAAATCACTTTACGATGAGTACTTTTTCAAAGTATATGATACGCCATGTGCAGATGCTTGGGAAATGCATGATGAGTACCTTCATGCCTATACCCTGGGTGCCATCTACTACAGCCTCAATGTTAGAAAGGATCAACTAAGAAGATTGCCCGCTAAACACGTTGAATACTCAAATTTTCTGGAACATCTTCATGATGAAATTCTGAAATTCGAGAAAAATGGAGTTATCTTAAAAATGAAAAGAAGTTTTAGAGATGAACCTGCAGGTATTGATGCATCCAACCTTTTGCTATTCACGTTCTTCGACGTAATTAAAGATTTAGACCTTTTAGAAACTTCGTTAAGGGGGATTTACAACGAACTTTCACCGGATGGATTAGGTCTCAGAAGATTTGTTATAAACACCGAAAAAGATGTTTATTTTGGAGGTGGAGTGTGGTTTATACTGAACTACTGGGCTGCAGAGGCCTTTTTGAAGCTGAAAAATAAAAGAATGGCTGTAGAATTAGTGAAATACCGCTATAGATTCCCATTGCCCGAACAAATTATTGACGATAATCTGATTTTTTCGAAAGAAGGGAAAAAATTCTGGATCGAGAAAAGTAAATTAGAAAATGACGGTATACCCGGGCCTGCGGATCCACTAACCTGGAGTAATTCCGAATTCCTCAGGGTGGTTTCTAATGTAATTTTCTAA
- a CDS encoding Gfo/Idh/MocA family oxidoreductase yields the protein MSEKKIRIGVVGVGHLGEIHVRNLKNITLDTPFVEFSGIFDVNLARANEIGERYKVKVFPTYHDLLQNVDAVVCVVPTQFHYQVGKEALERGKHLFLEKPMAKTYEEAEEILDLSKKKGLILQIGHVERFNPAFTAVAKYIERPLFAEIHRLSIFNPRGVDVDVILDLMIHDIDIVLLFFKEEPVSIDAVGAPIITEKIDIANSRLVFSSGAMATLTASRVSFKKIRKARFFQINSYIAIDYLQKTVEMFRRHNDEILPYFPEIDTTVEPINLELRAFIDSLRELKQPPVTGEDGLRALKVALAISKKVNENLENYIRNHPEEFGITPG from the coding sequence ATGAGCGAGAAGAAGATTAGGATCGGCGTTGTTGGCGTTGGGCACCTTGGCGAAATTCATGTGAGAAATTTGAAAAATATAACCCTCGATACACCTTTCGTAGAATTTTCTGGCATTTTTGATGTAAATCTCGCGAGAGCCAATGAGATTGGAGAAAGGTATAAGGTAAAAGTTTTTCCTACATATCATGATTTGCTCCAGAATGTTGACGCAGTGGTGTGTGTAGTTCCAACTCAATTTCATTACCAGGTGGGGAAAGAGGCCCTTGAAAGGGGTAAACACCTCTTCCTTGAGAAACCGATGGCCAAAACTTATGAGGAGGCCGAAGAAATTTTAGACCTATCTAAGAAGAAAGGGCTTATCCTACAAATAGGGCATGTAGAAAGGTTTAATCCTGCTTTTACGGCCGTTGCGAAATACATTGAGCGGCCTCTATTTGCTGAAATCCACCGCCTTTCAATTTTCAATCCGAGGGGTGTTGATGTGGATGTAATATTGGATTTAATGATTCATGATATTGATATCGTTCTGCTTTTCTTTAAGGAAGAACCAGTCTCCATTGACGCAGTTGGAGCTCCAATTATTACAGAAAAAATCGATATTGCCAATTCTCGCTTAGTTTTTTCGTCAGGAGCTATGGCAACGCTTACAGCATCCAGGGTCTCTTTCAAGAAGATTAGAAAGGCGCGGTTTTTCCAGATTAACTCTTACATTGCTATCGATTATCTTCAAAAAACCGTTGAAATGTTTCGCAGGCATAACGATGAAATTCTACCTTATTTTCCTGAGATTGACACCACTGTAGAACCAATTAATCTTGAATTAAGGGCTTTTATCGATTCATTGCGTGAGCTCAAGCAGCCTCCTGTTACTGGTGAGGATGGGTTAAGAGCCCTTAAGGTAGCTCTCGCCATTAGCAAGAAGGTGAATGAAAACTTAGAAAATTACATTAGAAACCACCCTGAGGAATTCGGAATTACTCCAGGTTAG
- the lpxA gene encoding acyl-ACP--UDP-N-acetylglucosamine O-acyltransferase, with product MKIHPTCIIEGDVVIGEGVEIGPYTVIRGNVSIGKDTKIGSHVVIEGNVEIGEKNLIYPHAYIGGHPQDLSYRGEKSFIKIGNNNTIREFVTIHTASGEGNFTKVGDSNYIMAYAHLAHNVEVGNHCIIVNAAQLAGYVKVDDHAFVSGLVGVHQFARIGGYSIVGGGVRVSQDVLPFMMVAGDPPKVYGLNIVGLRRKGFSKERIAVLKKAFDILCRKGLSLPSAIDTIKSELPLNDDIKYLLDFISSSKRGVLRRPANEREED from the coding sequence GTGAAAATTCACCCAACTTGCATAATTGAGGGAGATGTAGTCATAGGTGAAGGCGTTGAAATTGGACCCTATACCGTGATTAGAGGTAATGTTAGTATTGGAAAAGATACTAAAATTGGTTCTCACGTGGTTATCGAAGGAAATGTGGAGATAGGTGAGAAGAATTTGATCTATCCTCATGCGTATATCGGTGGACATCCTCAGGACCTTTCGTACAGAGGGGAGAAGAGTTTTATCAAGATAGGTAATAACAACACCATTAGAGAGTTTGTGACCATTCATACTGCGTCTGGAGAGGGTAACTTTACTAAGGTGGGTGATTCTAATTATATTATGGCATATGCCCATCTTGCCCATAATGTAGAAGTGGGAAACCATTGTATTATCGTGAACGCTGCGCAGCTGGCAGGTTATGTAAAAGTGGATGACCATGCCTTTGTATCGGGACTTGTTGGAGTGCATCAATTCGCAAGAATAGGCGGTTACTCAATTGTTGGAGGCGGGGTAAGGGTTTCTCAAGATGTTCTTCCCTTTATGATGGTAGCGGGGGACCCACCAAAGGTCTACGGCCTTAATATTGTCGGACTAAGGCGGAAGGGCTTCTCTAAGGAAAGGATAGCGGTTTTAAAGAAGGCCTTTGATATACTTTGCAGAAAGGGCCTTTCCTTGCCTTCGGCAATTGATACAATAAAGAGCGAATTGCCATTGAATGACGATATCAAGTATCTTCTCGATTTTATATCCAGTTCAAAGAGAGGCGTGTTGAGGAGACCAGCGAATGAGCGAGAAGAAGATTAG
- the lpxC gene encoding UDP-3-O-acyl-N-acetylglucosamine deacetylase — translation MKERTIRKRIDFKGIGLHSGQESTVVVEPAEEGTGIIFHKYPEDVQIPAHYENLHSINRGVNLGKGNAVVMTVEHLLSALWGCGVDNAYIVVDGPEIPGLDGSAYEFSKAIMDVGIIEQAKDRKYLEIRKPINIASTDFTISAFPSRDFEVSYGIQYSGHPLLSYQYAYFRITPETYFSEISKARTFLLEEEVNTILSSGLGRGGSLDNVVVVGSNEFKAKGGLYYPDEPVRHKILDLIGDIALLGKRVRGKLVLERAGHRAHLELVKELDKLFGGANFSVYDILKVMPHRYPFLLVDKIESLTEKKVVGIKNVTINEPFFQGHFPEFPVMPGVLIIEAMAQVGGFLILKRVKDVNNVLVLFAGIDNARFRKPVKPGDTLIIEAELLRFGGKMAKVRAVAKCQGEVVAEAELMAQITEVER, via the coding sequence TTGAAGGAAAGGACAATAAGGAAAAGGATTGATTTTAAAGGAATTGGATTACATTCAGGACAGGAAAGCACTGTAGTTGTTGAGCCGGCAGAGGAAGGCACAGGAATAATTTTCCATAAGTATCCTGAAGATGTTCAGATTCCTGCTCATTATGAGAATCTCCACAGTATAAACCGAGGAGTGAACCTGGGTAAAGGGAATGCAGTGGTTATGACCGTTGAGCATCTCCTTTCTGCTCTGTGGGGGTGTGGAGTTGATAACGCCTATATAGTTGTGGATGGTCCTGAGATTCCTGGATTGGATGGTTCTGCTTATGAATTTTCAAAGGCGATTATGGATGTTGGAATAATTGAGCAAGCTAAGGATAGAAAATACCTTGAAATAAGAAAGCCAATTAATATTGCCTCAACGGATTTTACCATCTCTGCCTTTCCTTCAAGGGACTTCGAAGTGAGTTACGGCATACAATACTCAGGCCATCCATTACTCTCTTACCAGTATGCATATTTTAGAATTACCCCTGAGACTTACTTTAGCGAGATTAGCAAGGCAAGGACCTTTTTGTTAGAGGAGGAAGTGAATACTATTTTAAGCTCAGGGCTGGGGAGAGGTGGAAGCCTCGACAATGTGGTTGTCGTAGGTAGTAATGAATTTAAGGCTAAGGGCGGACTTTATTACCCCGATGAGCCTGTGAGGCATAAGATTCTTGACCTAATTGGTGACATTGCTCTTCTTGGGAAGAGGGTTCGTGGCAAGCTTGTGCTGGAGAGGGCAGGGCATAGGGCCCATCTGGAACTCGTCAAGGAACTTGATAAACTTTTTGGTGGGGCCAATTTTTCCGTCTACGATATTCTTAAAGTCATGCCCCACAGGTATCCATTCCTCCTTGTAGATAAGATTGAATCACTAACGGAAAAAAAGGTTGTTGGTATTAAGAATGTGACCATAAATGAGCCCTTCTTCCAGGGGCATTTCCCAGAATTCCCTGTAATGCCGGGCGTTTTGATCATAGAGGCGATGGCTCAGGTAGGAGGTTTTCTGATTTTAAAACGTGTTAAAGACGTTAACAACGTTCTTGTTTTATTTGCAGGTATTGACAATGCAAGGTTTCGCAAGCCCGTCAAGCCCGGTGATACTTTGATAATAGAGGCCGAGTTGTTAAGGTTTGGTGGGAAGATGGCGAAGGTAAGGGCTGTTGCGAAGTGTCAAGGTGAAGTAGTTGCTGAGGCAGAGCTTATGGCTCAGATTACGGAGGTTGAAAGGTGA
- the lpxD gene encoding UDP-3-O-(3-hydroxymyristoyl)glucosamine N-acyltransferase: MKASDLALELDGILEGNPDFPVKKPAPIKVAGPEDVTFLFDEKFDEEKEFGLLIATFRPRKSKYSALILVKNKDEAMIKVLRHFEKKDEFDIANPVSPEAEISEDVKIPPFCFIGKRVKIGKGTRIHPFVFIGSDSEIRDNVTIYPFVYIGHDVKIGNNTTIFSGAVIGADGFGFYRTQSGYIKIPQVGGVIIEEDCEIGANATIDRATIGYTIIKKGTKLDDQVHVGHNVEIGEHTVIAGQTGIAGSTKVGNWVMMGGQVGIADHLEIGDNIIILAKAGVAKSLEGPGIYGGYFARERSKFLKIRALEEKLPEIYERLKRLEEKVEGKDNKEKD, from the coding sequence GTGAAGGCAAGTGACCTTGCCCTTGAACTGGATGGAATATTAGAAGGTAACCCCGATTTTCCAGTGAAGAAGCCAGCGCCCATTAAGGTTGCTGGTCCTGAGGATGTTACTTTTTTGTTTGATGAAAAATTCGATGAAGAAAAGGAATTTGGGTTATTAATTGCTACCTTTAGACCCCGGAAATCTAAATATTCTGCGTTGATCTTAGTAAAAAATAAAGATGAAGCGATGATAAAGGTTTTAAGGCATTTCGAAAAGAAGGATGAGTTTGACATCGCGAATCCTGTTTCACCTGAGGCTGAGATTTCAGAAGATGTTAAAATACCTCCTTTTTGTTTCATCGGGAAAAGGGTGAAGATTGGAAAGGGCACGAGAATCCATCCCTTTGTATTCATAGGAAGTGATTCGGAAATAAGGGATAATGTGACAATCTATCCTTTTGTTTATATAGGTCATGACGTTAAAATTGGCAACAATACTACTATTTTTTCTGGGGCTGTGATTGGCGCAGATGGATTTGGTTTTTATCGAACGCAAAGTGGCTACATTAAGATTCCTCAGGTTGGAGGAGTGATTATTGAAGAAGATTGTGAGATAGGGGCCAATGCAACTATTGACAGAGCGACAATTGGATATACTATTATTAAGAAAGGGACCAAGCTTGATGATCAGGTTCACGTTGGCCACAATGTTGAAATTGGCGAGCATACGGTTATTGCTGGACAAACGGGAATTGCTGGAAGTACTAAGGTTGGTAACTGGGTAATGATGGGTGGCCAAGTAGGTATTGCCGATCATCTTGAAATAGGAGATAACATTATCATACTGGCAAAGGCAGGGGTTGCAAAGAGCCTTGAAGGGCCTGGTATCTACGGAGGATACTTTGCTCGGGAAAGATCTAAATTTTTGAAAATAAGGGCCCTTGAGGAAAAGTTACCTGAGATCTATGAAAGGTTAAAGAGGCTGGAGGAAAAAGTTGAAGGAAAGGACAATAAGGAAAAGGATTGA
- a CDS encoding TIGR02253 family HAD-type hydrolase translates to MIKAVLFDLDNTLVDFMKMKEMAVEGAVDAMIDAGLSMSKEEAIKKIYEIYDREGIEDQKVFDKFLMEVYGEINYKILAAGIVGYRRAKEGALVLYPKVYYTLMELLKRGKRLAVVSDAPRLQAWTRLVQTGLHHFFEVVVAFEDTNKRKPDPEPFLFALNKLGVKPQETLMVGDWAERDIVGAKTLGMITVFARYGNTFGTVVSGADYEVNSVSEILKVIEELDKSEGK, encoded by the coding sequence ATGATAAAGGCTGTTCTCTTTGACCTCGATAATACCCTTGTTGATTTTATGAAGATGAAGGAGATGGCCGTTGAGGGTGCGGTGGATGCGATGATTGACGCAGGACTAAGTATGTCAAAGGAAGAGGCGATTAAAAAGATTTATGAAATTTATGATAGAGAAGGCATCGAGGATCAAAAGGTTTTTGATAAATTTTTGATGGAAGTTTATGGAGAGATAAACTATAAAATTCTTGCAGCGGGAATTGTTGGCTACCGTAGGGCTAAGGAAGGGGCTTTAGTACTATACCCAAAGGTGTACTATACATTGATGGAGCTTCTCAAACGGGGCAAGAGGTTAGCGGTAGTTTCCGATGCTCCAAGGCTTCAGGCATGGACAAGGTTAGTTCAGACAGGTCTGCACCATTTCTTTGAAGTTGTTGTGGCCTTTGAAGATACCAATAAGAGAAAACCTGACCCCGAACCTTTTTTGTTTGCACTAAACAAGTTGGGGGTCAAACCACAGGAAACCCTCATGGTTGGCGATTGGGCTGAAAGGGATATTGTCGGAGCCAAAACCCTTGGCATGATAACGGTTTTTGCGAGGTACGGGAACACTTTTGGCACTGTAGTCTCTGGGGCTGATTACGAAGTAAATTCGGTCAGTGAAATCCTAAAAGTAATTGAGGAGTTAGATAAAAGTGAAGGCAAGTGA
- a CDS encoding potassium channel protein, whose amino-acid sequence MKGGHTEQRRILVLLVGIFLIISLGTLGYIKIENMSPLDALYMAIITISTVGFKEVHPLSDTGKIFTILYIITGIAFVSYTLFTVGELLFETTFSNLLLKRRKEIKMEGHHIICGFGRIGSIVAKELHGKNEKFVVIEKDPEKIRILQEKGFPYIEGDATEEETLLMANIKKAKGIACTLTEDADNLYVALTARELNPNIVIVSRAENESSVKKLIKAGANKVITPYEEGAIKIAEYLTKREIVEIVDFIINAEPVQYAIKQLVLDKHHPLVNKTLREAGLRQKHGLLVIGIRRGEKTIFNPSPDEVLRENDVLVVIGEAEKLKGENL is encoded by the coding sequence ATGAAAGGTGGACATACTGAACAGAGGAGAATTTTAGTCTTATTAGTGGGGATATTTTTGATTATTTCCCTTGGAACACTGGGCTACATCAAAATCGAAAATATGTCTCCCCTCGATGCACTATACATGGCAATCATAACAATTTCCACCGTTGGCTTCAAAGAGGTTCACCCATTGAGCGATACTGGGAAAATATTCACCATCCTATACATCATCACTGGAATTGCCTTTGTATCCTATACCCTCTTTACAGTTGGCGAACTTTTGTTTGAAACAACTTTTAGCAATTTACTTTTGAAAAGGAGGAAAGAAATAAAAATGGAAGGGCATCACATTATCTGTGGCTTTGGGAGGATAGGCAGCATAGTAGCAAAGGAACTTCATGGAAAGAATGAAAAATTCGTGGTCATTGAAAAGGACCCTGAAAAAATAAGAATATTGCAGGAAAAGGGATTTCCTTACATTGAAGGAGATGCCACGGAAGAGGAAACTCTACTCATGGCTAATATAAAAAAGGCAAAGGGAATTGCTTGCACACTCACAGAAGATGCTGACAACTTATATGTGGCACTTACCGCAAGAGAGTTAAACCCTAACATTGTGATCGTCTCAAGAGCCGAAAACGAGTCTTCAGTTAAAAAACTAATAAAAGCCGGGGCAAATAAAGTAATTACCCCCTACGAAGAAGGTGCAATAAAAATAGCAGAATACCTCACGAAGAGGGAAATTGTAGAGATTGTAGATTTTATAATTAATGCAGAACCAGTCCAATATGCAATAAAACAATTGGTTCTTGACAAACATCACCCACTGGTTAATAAGACATTGAGGGAAGCAGGCTTGAGACAAAAACACGGACTTCTTGTGATCGGTATAAGAAGAGGGGAAAAAACGATCTTTAATCCATCGCCTGATGAAGTTTTAAGAGAAAACGATGTACTTGTCGTGATTGGTGAAGCGGAAAAGCTAAAAGGGGAGAATCTTTGA
- the plsY gene encoding glycerol-3-phosphate 1-O-acyltransferase PlsY, whose protein sequence is MQPFTLPLYLIATFLVSGIPFGLLYVKIFHKKDVRTFGSGNIGATNVLRAAGAGIALLTAVSDILKSFIPVILARKFFSDSLFPYLVWMTAVLGHCFSPYLKLKGGKGVSTFFGGLLALEPLAALITFVIWVLVIAVSQYVSLGSMIASAVPFVTFLTRGATTDILLISFLLPLVIVYRHKDNIRRLLNKTENKLRLKQ, encoded by the coding sequence ATGCAACCCTTTACTTTGCCACTATATTTAATAGCAACTTTTTTGGTTTCGGGAATACCCTTTGGACTCTTGTATGTTAAAATCTTTCACAAAAAGGACGTTAGGACCTTCGGCAGCGGTAACATTGGAGCTACCAACGTTCTAAGAGCAGCAGGGGCTGGAATAGCCTTACTAACGGCTGTATCGGATATTTTAAAATCTTTTATTCCCGTTATTCTTGCCAGAAAGTTTTTCTCTGATTCTTTATTTCCCTACTTAGTCTGGATGACTGCGGTCCTTGGGCACTGCTTTTCACCTTATCTTAAGTTAAAAGGAGGCAAGGGTGTATCCACCTTCTTCGGGGGGCTTTTAGCCCTTGAGCCACTTGCGGCACTCATAACCTTCGTAATCTGGGTTCTTGTTATAGCTGTATCGCAATATGTATCCTTAGGATCAATGATAGCCTCTGCAGTGCCCTTCGTAACATTTCTCACAAGAGGAGCAACTACAGACATTTTATTGATTTCCTTCTTACTACCGCTTGTTATTGTCTATCGCCATAAAGATAACATCCGAAGGCTCTTAAATAAAACAGAAAACAAATTAAGATTAAAGCAATGA
- a CDS encoding NAD(P)H-dependent glycerol-3-phosphate dehydrogenase produces the protein MSKVAIIGSGSWGLTLAILLNEKGHQVSVLCRRLEKKIELETKRMDPKRLGEYKIPDSIRFTYEPQEIADSEYLIFAVPSQHLRDLLIRVAPKLNPSKIVSVIKGVEAKSHKTPSEILKEFFPSSYIAVLTGPSIAREVLKKIPTSVVVASENIEFAKEIQNLFHTGYFRVYYSSDVKGCELGGAVKNVIAIAAGILDGLGFGANTKGALIVRGAREMMRLGEKLGANPLTFSGLSGIGDLITTCFSPFSRNRIVGEAIAKGKKPEDVLKEMDMVAEGLETSHVILEIAQKVGVEVPVVEYVHKILNGEISPQEAINAILNRPPKPEFY, from the coding sequence ATGAGTAAAGTTGCAATAATCGGTTCGGGGAGCTGGGGGTTAACTCTTGCAATTTTATTAAATGAAAAGGGGCATCAGGTATCGGTACTCTGCAGGCGCTTAGAGAAAAAGATTGAATTGGAAACAAAAAGAATGGATCCCAAAAGACTCGGTGAATATAAAATCCCCGATTCTATTCGATTCACTTACGAACCTCAAGAAATAGCCGATTCTGAATACCTCATTTTTGCTGTACCTTCACAACATTTGAGGGATTTATTGATTAGAGTGGCCCCAAAACTCAACCCATCAAAAATCGTATCTGTGATCAAGGGAGTCGAGGCGAAAAGTCACAAAACACCTTCAGAAATTCTTAAAGAATTTTTCCCTTCGTCTTACATTGCCGTATTAACAGGTCCATCCATTGCAAGAGAAGTGCTAAAGAAGATACCAACCTCTGTGGTTGTGGCATCCGAAAATATTGAATTCGCTAAGGAAATCCAGAATCTCTTCCACACGGGATATTTTAGAGTTTACTATTCATCTGATGTGAAGGGATGTGAACTCGGGGGCGCCGTAAAAAATGTAATTGCAATCGCCGCGGGAATCCTTGACGGCTTAGGTTTTGGGGCAAACACCAAGGGGGCCCTAATCGTGAGAGGCGCAAGGGAAATGATGAGGCTTGGTGAGAAATTGGGGGCAAATCCTCTCACCTTTTCAGGCCTTTCCGGGATTGGGGACCTCATAACGACCTGCTTCTCACCCTTCTCAAGAAATAGAATAGTAGGTGAGGCCATCGCAAAAGGTAAAAAGCCCGAGGATGTGCTCAAAGAGATGGATATGGTGGCAGAGGGGCTTGAAACTTCCCATGTAATTTTGGAAATTGCACAAAAAGTTGGTGTTGAAGTCCCTGTAGTAGAATATGTCCATAAGATTTTGAACGGTGAAATATCTCCACAAGAGGCCATTAATGCAATACTAAACAGACCACCAAAACCTGAGTTCTATTAA